One window from the genome of Flavobacterium agricola encodes:
- a CDS encoding DUF853 domain-containing protein: MSTNKFSDYINSGYSCKNDYITLGGALLNGEAIPNTHINIPLKTINRHGLIAGATGTGKTKTIQVFSEQLSLAGIPVLMMDIKGDFSGIAVPGTENDFIKKRHQDIVLPYSTQGFPVEFLTLSEEKGVRLRATITEFGPIFFSRILDLNDIQSGVVAVIFKYCDDHKIPLIDLKDFKKVLQYATDQGKKEFEAEYGRISAATTGAILRKIIELEHQGATTFFGELSFDIEDLMRVNQEGLGYINILRLTDIQDKPKLFSTFMLSLLAEVYQKMPEQGDSGRPELVIFIDEAHLIFDQATKALQDQIETIIKLIRSKGIGIYFITQNPTDIPAGVLSQLGLKIQHALRAFTANDRKAIKLTAENYPLSDYYKTAEDLTKLGTGEAFVTALNEKGIPTPLAACLMRSPMSRMDILTNQEIDLLIANSKLVKKYEQAIDNESAYEILTAKIEAAESENEKNSAKKSNKASTKNSDQPSATQKAIIKTVTSATFIRGVFGILSKVLGGSKKK, encoded by the coding sequence ATGTCAACAAATAAGTTTTCTGACTACATAAATTCGGGATATAGCTGTAAAAACGACTATATAACCTTAGGTGGCGCCCTATTAAATGGCGAAGCAATTCCGAATACACACATAAACATTCCGCTAAAAACAATTAACAGGCATGGTCTTATTGCAGGTGCTACCGGAACCGGAAAAACCAAAACTATTCAGGTTTTTTCAGAACAATTATCATTAGCAGGAATTCCGGTATTGATGATGGACATTAAAGGAGATTTTTCGGGGATTGCTGTTCCTGGTACAGAAAACGATTTTATAAAAAAAAGACATCAAGACATTGTGCTTCCATACAGCACACAAGGTTTTCCGGTAGAATTTTTAACCTTATCCGAAGAAAAAGGGGTGCGCTTACGTGCAACAATTACCGAATTTGGTCCGATCTTTTTTTCTAGAATATTAGATTTAAACGATATACAAAGCGGCGTAGTTGCAGTAATATTTAAATATTGCGACGATCATAAAATTCCGTTAATCGATTTAAAAGATTTCAAAAAAGTATTGCAATACGCAACCGATCAAGGCAAAAAAGAATTTGAAGCCGAATATGGCCGAATTTCTGCAGCAACAACCGGAGCAATTTTGCGTAAAATTATAGAATTAGAACATCAAGGCGCAACAACTTTTTTTGGAGAACTTTCTTTTGACATTGAAGATTTGATGCGTGTAAACCAAGAAGGTTTAGGATATATAAACATTTTACGATTAACCGATATTCAAGACAAGCCTAAACTTTTCTCAACATTTATGTTAAGTTTATTAGCAGAAGTTTATCAGAAAATGCCTGAACAAGGAGATTCTGGACGTCCTGAATTAGTTATTTTTATTGACGAAGCCCATTTAATTTTTGACCAAGCAACTAAAGCATTGCAAGACCAAATTGAAACTATTATAAAACTTATTCGCTCTAAAGGCATCGGAATTTACTTTATCACGCAAAATCCAACCGATATTCCTGCAGGAGTTTTATCACAATTGGGCTTAAAAATTCAGCATGCGCTACGTGCTTTTACTGCAAACGACAGAAAAGCGATTAAACTTACTGCCGAGAATTATCCGCTTAGTGATTATTATAAAACGGCTGAAGATTTAACCAAACTAGGAACCGGCGAAGCTTTTGTTACCGCATTAAACGAAAAAGGAATTCCTACGCCTTTAGCAGCTTGTTTGATGCGTTCACCCATGAGCCGAATGGATATTTTAACAAATCAAGAAATTGATTTACTGATTGCAAATTCTAAATTGGTAAAAAAATACGAACAAGCTATTGATAACGAAAGTGCTTACGAAATACTAACCGCTAAAATTGAAGCTGCCGAATCAGAAAACGAAAAAAACTCAGCAAAAAAATCAAATAAAGCAAGTACTAAAAATTCAGATCAGCCCAGCGCAACACAAAAAGCTATTATTAAAACGGTAACAAGCGCAACATTTATTCGTGGCGTTTTCGGTATATTATCTAAAGTTTTAGGAGGATCAAAAAAGAAATAA
- a CDS encoding TonB-dependent receptor, with protein MMRNYLFLIFFVAAQMAVAQNILRGVVIDQDNQPVYGASVVWENTSEGTNTDESGNFELPLNSSSNQLVVSFVGYKTEVLPISTTFIRVKLYTDGALEEIIVSAARRSMIKSQRPTANTVVMSSAELLKAACCNLSESFETNPSIDVNFSDAVSGSKQIKMLGLTSPYILIAEENIPSVRGASQAYGLSFTPGTWVESIQVTKGAGSVINGFESISGQINTELIKPMDDIPYYLNVYGSSDSRFELNSHINEKLSDKLATTFFIHGNMRLGRHDNNHDGFLDSPIGSQINVLNRWQYQNVEKGIVSFFNVRYMDDKKQGGQMDFNPRTDKGTTNYWGSEINTQKVDVSGKVGYVFPDLPFQSIGLQVAYNYHNQNSYFGLNKYDIKQNSVYGNLIFNSIINNTLNKFSTGINFSYDNYNEFLYQNQVTDWSRRDNSVGAFFEYTYDNLDNFSVILGGRLDVSNRLGVFATPRIHARYVPWEDAVIRGSFGRGKRAANIFAENQNLFASSRQFIVAQDGGKVYGLSPEIAWNYGLSFNQKFTLFGKRADAGFDFYRTDFTKQAVVDVDFSPQQVVFHNLNGSSYANSLQVDFNIELIKHLNLRTAYKYYDIKTQYYSGKLERPLQAKNRVFVNLEYQTHDHGNGHWRFDATYNWLDKQRLPHTASNPVNERFPAYSNPFSSVNAQVTKVFSDSFEIYVGGENMTNYKQPRPILGNTDPFGQYFDASMIYGPLFGQMYYAGLRYKFL; from the coding sequence ATTATGCGTAACTATTTATTTTTAATTTTCTTTGTTGCAGCGCAAATGGCTGTAGCTCAAAATATTTTGCGTGGTGTTGTTATAGATCAAGACAACCAACCCGTTTACGGTGCTTCTGTAGTTTGGGAAAACACCTCAGAAGGAACCAATACCGACGAAAGTGGTAATTTTGAATTGCCTTTAAATTCATCTTCTAATCAATTAGTAGTTAGTTTTGTAGGTTATAAAACAGAAGTTTTGCCTATTTCAACAACTTTTATTCGTGTAAAACTTTATACAGATGGCGCATTAGAAGAAATTATTGTTTCGGCCGCTCGCCGCAGCATGATAAAATCTCAACGTCCAACTGCCAACACGGTGGTAATGTCAAGCGCTGAACTATTAAAAGCTGCTTGTTGTAATTTATCCGAAAGTTTTGAAACCAATCCATCAATCGATGTAAATTTTTCTGATGCCGTTTCGGGTAGTAAACAAATAAAAATGTTAGGTTTAACAAGCCCGTATATTTTAATTGCTGAAGAAAATATTCCGTCTGTTCGCGGAGCTTCTCAAGCTTATGGTTTATCTTTCACACCCGGAACTTGGGTAGAAAGCATTCAGGTAACAAAAGGTGCCGGAAGCGTAATAAATGGATTCGAAAGCATTTCGGGGCAAATCAATACGGAATTGATTAAACCGATGGATGATATTCCGTATTATTTAAATGTTTACGGCTCGTCTGATTCACGTTTTGAATTAAATTCCCACATCAACGAAAAGTTGTCTGACAAGTTAGCAACTACGTTTTTTATTCACGGAAATATGCGTTTAGGCCGTCATGATAATAATCACGACGGATTTTTAGACAGCCCAATTGGCTCTCAGATAAATGTTTTAAATCGTTGGCAATATCAAAACGTAGAAAAAGGAATTGTAAGTTTTTTTAACGTGCGTTATATGGACGATAAAAAACAAGGCGGACAAATGGATTTTAATCCGCGTACCGACAAAGGCACAACCAATTATTGGGGTTCAGAAATAAACACCCAAAAGGTTGATGTTTCTGGTAAAGTTGGGTATGTTTTTCCGGATTTACCTTTCCAATCTATCGGTTTACAAGTTGCTTACAATTACCACAATCAAAATTCGTACTTCGGGTTAAATAAATACGATATCAAACAAAATTCGGTTTATGGTAATTTAATTTTCAATTCTATTATCAACAATACCTTAAATAAGTTTTCTACCGGAATTAACTTTTCGTACGACAATTACAACGAATTTTTATATCAAAATCAAGTAACAGATTGGAGCCGACGCGATAATTCGGTGGGTGCTTTTTTTGAATATACGTACGACAACCTAGATAATTTTAGTGTTATTTTAGGTGGCCGTTTAGATGTAAGCAACCGTTTAGGTGTTTTTGCAACGCCACGTATTCATGCACGTTATGTACCTTGGGAAGATGCTGTAATTCGCGGATCTTTTGGGCGTGGTAAACGTGCTGCAAATATTTTTGCAGAAAATCAAAACTTGTTTGCTTCATCACGTCAATTTATTGTAGCGCAAGACGGAGGTAAAGTTTACGGATTAAGCCCAGAAATTGCATGGAATTATGGCTTAAGCTTTAATCAAAAGTTTACCTTATTTGGTAAACGCGCCGATGCAGGTTTTGATTTTTATAGAACTGATTTTACAAAACAAGCCGTTGTTGATGTTGATTTTAGCCCACAACAAGTTGTTTTTCATAACTTAAACGGATCTTCTTACGCGAATTCTTTACAAGTAGATTTTAATATTGAATTAATAAAACACTTAAATTTACGTACCGCTTATAAATATTACGATATTAAAACACAATATTACTCGGGTAAATTAGAACGTCCGCTACAAGCTAAAAACCGTGTTTTTGTTAATTTAGAATACCAAACGCACGATCACGGCAATGGGCACTGGCGTTTCGATGCAACCTACAATTGGTTAGATAAACAACGTTTGCCACATACGGCATCAAATCCGGTTAACGAAAGATTTCCGGCTTATTCTAATCCGTTTAGCAGTGTAAATGCGCAAGTAACCAAGGTTTTTTCTGACAGCTTTGAAATTTATGTAGGGGGCGAAAATATGACTAATTACAAACAACCGCGCCCTATTTTAGGTAATACCGATCCGTTTGGGCAGTATTTTGATGCATCTATGATTTATGGTCCGCTTTTTGGACAAATGTATTATGCCGGATTACGTTACAAATTTTTATAA
- a CDS encoding energy transducer TonB: protein MAKLDLFKQEWLDMLFEGRNKSYGAYELRAEAPKILTTSFFIGATVFVAAIVSPLLFAGNDNENVEQDVVLVTMADIEMPDIPEIPEIEEELPPPPPPPPAEEPAKSVNDEVKFTEPEIVKAEEVKEEIATVEDLKKADPGQKTQEGDKEKGEIKVAERTGEADKGKGTSGGDGDGNQIYYAVEKSAQPAGGLPSFYKSFASKFNAPEVDEGVRQIRVMLQFVVEKDGSFTDIKVLRDPGYGAGREAMRVLRSMPKWTPAEQNGRKVRSQFTLPITINVQ from the coding sequence ATGGCAAAGCTAGATTTATTTAAACAAGAATGGCTTGACATGTTATTTGAAGGACGTAACAAAAGTTACGGTGCTTACGAATTACGTGCCGAAGCTCCGAAAATTCTTACAACATCTTTCTTCATTGGTGCTACTGTTTTTGTTGCTGCAATTGTATCTCCATTATTATTTGCAGGTAACGATAATGAAAATGTGGAACAAGATGTGGTTTTGGTAACCATGGCAGATATTGAAATGCCAGATATTCCTGAAATACCAGAAATTGAAGAGGAATTACCACCACCACCACCACCACCACCAGCAGAAGAACCTGCTAAATCAGTTAACGATGAGGTGAAGTTTACTGAACCAGAAATTGTTAAAGCTGAAGAAGTAAAAGAAGAAATTGCTACGGTTGAAGATCTGAAAAAAGCAGATCCAGGCCAAAAAACGCAAGAAGGAGATAAAGAAAAAGGAGAAATTAAAGTTGCTGAAAGAACTGGTGAAGCCGATAAAGGCAAAGGTACTTCTGGAGGTGATGGAGATGGAAACCAAATTTATTATGCAGTTGAAAAATCAGCTCAACCTGCAGGTGGTCTTCCTTCATTCTACAAATCTTTTGCAAGTAAATTTAATGCACCAGAAGTTGATGAAGGTGTTCGTCAAATTCGTGTAATGCTTCAGTTCGTTGTAGAGAAAGACGGAAGTTTTACTGATATCAAAGTTTTACGTGACCCAGGTTACGGAGCTGGAAGAGAAGCAATGCGCGTTTTACGCTCTATGCCAAAATGGACTCCAGCAGAACAAAACGGTCGTAAAGTTCGTTCTCAATTTACATTACCAATTACTATTAACGTTCAGTAA
- a CDS encoding HYC_CC_PP family protein: protein MKIFKKFFALVFATLLFASQSGMAFNLHYCKGALAAITFGETIEVCDLDKPIAAEADSACCKETPSESHKKCCKDSNIDLDQISKADIITKALSFEFSAFYLPTTVYTVMQFVDVVEVKTLGFYLFNFASNAPPLYKLYCKYILYA, encoded by the coding sequence ATGAAGATATTTAAAAAGTTTTTTGCCTTAGTTTTTGCGACGCTGCTTTTTGCGTCTCAATCGGGTATGGCTTTTAATCTTCATTATTGTAAAGGTGCTTTAGCAGCGATTACATTTGGTGAAACAATCGAAGTTTGTGATCTAGACAAACCAATTGCAGCCGAAGCTGATTCAGCTTGTTGTAAAGAAACCCCTTCAGAATCACACAAAAAATGCTGTAAAGATTCTAATATTGATTTAGATCAAATTTCTAAAGCAGATATAATCACGAAAGCTTTATCTTTCGAGTTTTCTGCTTTTTACTTACCTACAACGGTTTATACCGTTATGCAATTTGTTGATGTAGTAGAAGTTAAAACTTTAGGTTTTTACCTATTTAATTTTGCATCAAATGCACCTCCTTTATACAAATTATATTGTAAATACATTTTATACGCGTAA
- a CDS encoding heavy-metal-associated domain-containing protein, with protein MKKILLLALLTFFGLQAHAQDAKSVSKTHGKYDIEVKGNCNMCKKRIEKAAYSVNGVRSAEWHADDQTLHVMLNDKKATPLQVQQAVAAQGHDTKFNNKDVKATPTDYENLHGCCLYERE; from the coding sequence ATGAAAAAAATACTTTTATTGGCTTTGTTAACCTTTTTTGGTTTACAAGCTCATGCACAAGATGCAAAATCAGTTTCTAAAACTCATGGAAAATATGATATTGAGGTAAAAGGAAATTGTAATATGTGTAAAAAACGCATCGAAAAAGCAGCATATTCAGTAAACGGAGTACGTTCTGCCGAATGGCATGCTGACGATCAAACGTTACATGTAATGTTAAATGACAAAAAAGCAACACCTTTACAAGTGCAACAAGCTGTTGCAGCGCAAGGACACGATACCAAGTTTAATAATAAAGATGTAAAAGCAACACCAACCGATTACGAAAATTTACATGGTTGTTGTTTGTACGAACGCGAATAA
- a CDS encoding cupin domain-containing protein, with protein sequence MNKKYTIQNQPFIVPTTDGKLIEEHHGLASTENQEISIAHMVAPPGWSEPFQTPEFDEYTYIIKGKKQFIIDDEKVVLEAGQSIKINKNVRVQYSNPFNEPCEYLSICKPAFAPNKVHRE encoded by the coding sequence ATGAATAAAAAATATACCATACAAAATCAACCTTTTATTGTGCCAACAACAGATGGCAAATTAATAGAAGAACATCACGGTTTAGCAAGTACCGAAAATCAGGAAATTTCTATTGCACATATGGTTGCACCGCCCGGATGGTCAGAACCATTTCAGACTCCAGAATTTGATGAATATACCTATATTATAAAAGGCAAAAAGCAGTTTATTATAGATGACGAAAAAGTAGTTTTAGAAGCTGGACAATCTATTAAAATAAACAAGAATGTACGCGTTCAATATTCAAATCCATTTAACGAACCGTGCGAATATCTTTCTATTTGCAAACCCGCATTTGCACCAAATAAAGTACATCGTGAATAA
- a CDS encoding energy transducer TonB, which translates to MNKLLFFCLFSFSVFAQQTDAISTNNNLLSCITVTNDDLNESFIAAQPKEGYDEFYKRFQNNLEAYNFFGTPITYKFLLSFYVDCDGSFSEIQVLNDLDYGLSGQIIRVMKAMPKWEPAQLNEVAVRSSYTLPIEFN; encoded by the coding sequence ATGAATAAATTGTTGTTTTTCTGTTTGTTCTCGTTTTCTGTTTTTGCACAACAAACTGATGCTATTTCTACAAATAATAATTTGCTTTCTTGTATTACTGTTACTAATGATGATTTGAATGAAAGTTTTATAGCAGCACAACCTAAGGAAGGATATGATGAGTTTTATAAGAGATTTCAAAATAATTTAGAAGCTTACAATTTTTTTGGTACGCCTATTACATATAAATTTTTATTATCTTTTTATGTGGATTGTGACGGTAGTTTTAGTGAGATTCAAGTTTTAAACGATTTAGATTATGGTCTTTCAGGACAAATTATTCGTGTTATGAAAGCTATGCCTAAATGGGAACCTGCTCAATTAAACGAAGTTGCTGTTCGTAGCTCTTATACATTAC
- a CDS encoding FAD-dependent oxidoreductase: MHVNKKIAVVGSGLVGTLLAIYLKKLGHEVHVLDRSKDIRTIDFSGRSINLAMSTRGWRALENIGIADQVHAIGIPMNKRAIHIANQELKYQPYGMNSESIFSISRGGLNKLLIDIAEKEGVHFHFETRIWDVELATATLFTGESEFGAWQALQYDMVFGADGAFSRIRHRMQRQNRFNYSQHFLNTGYKELHIPADANGSHQLDKNSFHIWPRGEFMLIALPNLDGSFTCTLFMPFEGAISFEQLTNVQQVATFFETYFPDTKNLIPNLTHDFFKNPTSSLVTMQCYPWVYQDKIALIGDAAHAIVPFYGQGMNAGFEDVTVLAELIAQHNGDWQTILETYQQARKPNADAIAELSYRNHTEMSTKTADESFLLQKKIEQHFAKKYPEKWLPLYDRVTFSHDSYLSALQIGDKQNYIMQQVLQIPNIDAIWDSEIVEQTIISLLEK; the protein is encoded by the coding sequence ATGCATGTAAATAAAAAAATAGCTGTTGTAGGTTCGGGATTAGTCGGAACCTTATTAGCAATTTATTTAAAAAAACTAGGGCATGAAGTTCATGTTTTAGATCGCAGTAAAGATATTCGAACTATTGATTTTTCAGGACGTTCTATTAATTTAGCTATGTCAACCCGTGGTTGGCGTGCGTTAGAAAATATCGGAATCGCAGATCAGGTACATGCCATTGGGATTCCGATGAATAAGCGTGCCATTCACATTGCCAATCAAGAATTAAAATATCAGCCTTATGGCATGAATAGCGAAAGTATTTTTTCTATTTCGCGTGGCGGATTAAATAAATTGTTAATTGATATTGCAGAAAAAGAAGGTGTGCATTTTCATTTTGAAACTCGAATTTGGGATGTAGAATTAGCAACTGCAACTTTATTTACAGGAGAATCTGAATTTGGTGCATGGCAAGCTTTGCAATATGATATGGTTTTTGGGGCCGATGGTGCTTTTTCTAGAATTCGCCATCGCATGCAACGCCAAAACCGATTTAATTATTCGCAGCATTTTTTAAATACAGGTTATAAAGAATTACATATTCCTGCTGATGCTAACGGATCGCATCAATTAGATAAAAATTCGTTTCATATTTGGCCTCGTGGTGAATTTATGTTAATCGCTTTACCTAATTTAGACGGCAGTTTTACTTGTACCTTATTTATGCCTTTTGAAGGTGCTATTTCATTTGAACAATTAACCAATGTGCAACAAGTTGCAACTTTTTTTGAAACCTATTTTCCAGATACCAAAAATTTGATTCCAAATCTAACGCATGATTTTTTTAAAAATCCAACAAGTTCTTTGGTAACCATGCAATGTTATCCGTGGGTTTATCAAGATAAAATTGCTTTAATTGGTGATGCAGCGCATGCTATTGTGCCTTTTTACGGACAAGGAATGAATGCTGGTTTTGAAGATGTAACCGTTTTAGCCGAATTAATAGCACAACATAACGGAGATTGGCAAACTATTTTAGAAACTTACCAACAAGCACGTAAGCCCAATGCCGATGCAATTGCTGAACTTTCGTACAGAAATCATACCGAAATGAGCACCAAAACAGCTGATGAATCTTTTTTATTACAGAAAAAAATTGAACAGCATTTTGCAAAAAAATACCCTGAAAAATGGTTGCCGTTGTACGACCGTGTAACTTTTTCGCACGATTCGTACCTAAGTGCATTACAAATAGGAGATAAGCAAAATTACATTATGCAACAAGTGCTTCAAATACCAAATATTGATGCAATTTGGGATTCTGAAATAGTTGAACAAACCATTATAAGTTTACTTGAAAAATAA
- a CDS encoding biopolymer transporter ExbD: MAKAKKKSGSASVDMTAMCDVAFLLLSFFVMTSTAKLPEPHPVDTPASTVQQKLPDANLAMVTVGDEKVFFTISDRDLRGAVLDRVAEKYNVTFTDEEKKAFELMDGFGVDIKQLPALLKLKGSDRNKEGVQGGIPYSPDNNQLKEWLLASRLAARDVKNDELKIAIKGDALESYPMMKKVIDMMQEQRINKFYLVTGLRGEDF, translated from the coding sequence ATGGCAAAAGCAAAGAAAAAGTCAGGAAGTGCTTCGGTAGACATGACTGCAATGTGTGACGTTGCTTTCTTACTACTTTCGTTCTTCGTTATGACGTCAACTGCTAAGTTGCCAGAACCACACCCAGTAGATACTCCGGCATCTACAGTACAACAAAAATTACCTGATGCTAATTTAGCTATGGTAACCGTTGGTGACGAAAAAGTTTTCTTCACAATTTCTGATAGAGATTTACGTGGGGCTGTTTTGGATAGAGTAGCAGAAAAGTACAATGTTACTTTTACTGACGAAGAGAAAAAAGCTTTCGAATTAATGGATGGTTTTGGTGTTGATATTAAACAATTACCAGCTCTATTAAAATTGAAAGGTTCTGATAGAAATAAAGAAGGTGTACAAGGAGGAATTCCTTATTCACCAGACAATAACCAGTTAAAAGAATGGTTACTTGCTTCACGTCTTGCTGCTCGTGATGTTAAAAATGATGAGCTTAAAATTGCAATTAAAGGTGATGCTTTAGAATCATATCCGATGATGAAGAAGGTTATTGACATGATGCAAGAACAAAGAATCAATAAGTTCTATTTAGTTACCGGCTTACGCGGTGAGGATTTTTAA
- a CDS encoding MotA/TolQ/ExbB proton channel family protein: MANVNENVEKTSTSSKGSKIFAPLTIILCLVIGFSLFNFVMGNPDNFENGDPVNGHPIDGNFLGLMYKGGNVIALLISMLLMTIVFGIERFLAISKASGKGNVDKFVIEVKSLILQGKFDEARAACDEQKGSVANVINAALVKFSEVKRDGLDNDKAAEMIQKEIEEATTLEMPMLQQNMVIISTMVSIGTLVGLLGTVSGMIKAFAGLAAAGAPDQAALANGISEALLNTATGIGISTLAIVFYNFFTSKIDKLTYGIDEAAFSLAQAYRKFSK; encoded by the coding sequence ATGGCAAACGTAAACGAAAATGTAGAAAAAACTTCTACTAGTTCAAAAGGTTCAAAAATTTTCGCACCACTAACTATTATATTATGTTTAGTTATTGGTTTTTCATTATTCAACTTTGTAATGGGTAATCCAGATAACTTCGAAAATGGTGACCCAGTTAACGGACACCCAATTGATGGAAACTTTTTAGGATTAATGTACAAAGGAGGAAATGTTATTGCATTACTTATTTCTATGTTGTTAATGACAATTGTTTTCGGTATTGAAAGATTCTTGGCTATTTCTAAAGCTTCTGGAAAAGGAAATGTTGACAAGTTTGTTATTGAAGTGAAATCTTTAATTTTACAAGGTAAATTTGATGAAGCTAGAGCTGCTTGTGATGAGCAAAAAGGTTCTGTTGCAAACGTTATTAATGCAGCATTAGTAAAATTCTCTGAAGTTAAGAGAGATGGTTTAGATAATGATAAGGCTGCTGAAATGATTCAAAAAGAAATCGAAGAAGCAACTACATTAGAAATGCCAATGTTACAACAAAACATGGTTATCATTTCTACGATGGTTTCTATTGGTACTTTAGTAGGTTTATTAGGTACAGTATCAGGGATGATTAAAGCGTTCGCTGGATTAGCTGCTGCAGGTGCTCCTGACCAAGCTGCATTAGCAAACGGTATTTCTGAGGCGTTACTTAACACAGCTACAGGTATTGGTATCTCTACATTAGCAATTGTATTCTATAATTTCTTTACATCTAAAATTGATAAGTTAACTTACGGTATTGACGAAGCTGCTTTCTCATTAGCGCAAGCTTACAGAAAATTTTCGAAATAA
- a CDS encoding exosortase F system-associated membrane protein, with translation MLKNIFLKNKFNFFIAFLLLIVLILVRGVESKLFYDPFLVFFKRAYHYNIIPEINNGLLFLSYFFRYSINAILSIAIIYYLFKQRKAIKMLLIVYFGLFVVLIAAFYFFLYVCFIDWQVIFYVRRFLIQPLFLMLFVPAFLFQYLTNNVMQKAD, from the coding sequence ATGCTAAAAAATATTTTCCTCAAAAATAAATTCAATTTTTTTATTGCTTTTTTACTGCTTATTGTACTAATATTGGTACGAGGAGTAGAAAGTAAATTGTTTTATGATCCGTTTCTCGTTTTTTTTAAACGTGCCTACCATTATAACATTATTCCAGAAATTAATAACGGCTTGCTTTTTTTATCGTATTTTTTTAGATACAGCATCAATGCTATTTTATCTATTGCTATTATTTATTACTTGTTTAAACAACGTAAAGCCATAAAAATGCTTTTGATCGTTTATTTCGGATTGTTTGTGGTACTAATTGCTGCCTTTTACTTTTTTTTATATGTTTGTTTTATAGATTGGCAAGTAATTTTTTACGTACGTCGATTTTTAATTCAACCTTTATTTCTAATGTTGTTTGTACCCGCATTTCTGTTTCAGTATTTAACTAATAATGTGATGCAAAAAGCAGATTAA
- the xrtF gene encoding exosortase family protein XrtF — translation MKELFAQYKPFFLFLAKFIGAYIILLLIYKAYLNSFDAANFETDSMTVLVAEQCNAVLNFFGYESYITPDPNLPSMNLYHGPNDFYVRVVEGCNAISVMILFASFCIAFSAYFMRTLVYIIFGVLFIHVLNIIRICLIVVLVVKYPSAQRFLHDIAFPIFIYGVVLLLWFLWIFKFSGYAKKYFPQK, via the coding sequence ATGAAAGAACTGTTTGCTCAATATAAACCCTTTTTTTTGTTTTTAGCCAAGTTTATTGGTGCTTACATAATTCTTTTACTTATTTATAAGGCGTATTTAAATAGTTTTGATGCAGCTAATTTTGAAACCGATAGCATGACCGTTTTGGTAGCCGAACAATGTAACGCGGTACTTAATTTTTTTGGTTATGAAAGCTATATAACGCCTGATCCTAATTTACCATCTATGAATTTGTATCACGGGCCTAATGATTTTTATGTTCGGGTTGTAGAAGGATGCAATGCCATTAGCGTTATGATTTTGTTTGCTTCTTTTTGCATCGCTTTCTCTGCATATTTTATGCGTACCTTGGTTTATATTATTTTTGGCGTTTTATTTATTCATGTTTTAAACATTATTCGCATTTGTTTAATTGTAGTTTTGGTAGTAAAATACCCAAGTGCACAACGCTTTTTACATGATATTGCTTTTCCTATTTTTATATACGGCGTAGTTTTGTTGTTATGGTTTTTATGGATTTTTAAATTTTCGGGCTATGCTAAAAAATATTTTCCTCAAAAATAA
- a CDS encoding ExbD/TolR family protein, with the protein MAELNTGNSNGKGGKVRSKKDGGKVDLTAMVDLAFLLITFFMLTTSLSKPQSMNLAMPDKDPDAVIENKTEVADDRTMTILLGSDNKLMWYFGQLQNPFVAPSQATYGKDGIRQVLLQYIKSVPARYGNDPKKGLIVIIKANDKANYKNVVDILDEMAITKVQTYAIVDISEPEVELLTSQGLN; encoded by the coding sequence ATGGCAGAATTAAATACTGGCAACTCTAATGGTAAAGGCGGTAAAGTAAGAAGTAAAAAAGACGGTGGTAAAGTAGATTTGACTGCCATGGTTGATTTAGCTTTCTTATTGATTACGTTCTTTATGTTAACCACTTCGTTGTCAAAACCTCAATCTATGAATTTGGCTATGCCTGATAAGGATCCAGATGCAGTGATTGAGAACAAAACTGAAGTTGCCGACGATAGAACCATGACTATTTTATTAGGTAGCGATAACAAACTAATGTGGTATTTTGGACAATTACAAAATCCGTTTGTTGCACCTAGTCAAGCTACTTATGGTAAAGATGGTATCCGTCAAGTACTTTTACAGTACATTAAATCGGTTCCAGCTCGTTACGGTAACGATCCTAAAAAAGGATTAATTGTTATCATAAAAGCAAATGATAAAGCGAACTACAAAAACGTAGTTGACATTTTAGATGAAATGGCAATTACCAAAGTTCAGACTTATGCAATTGTAGATATTTCAGAACCTGAAGTTGAATTGTTAACTTCACAGGGATTAAATTAA